AGTGCTCATGTCAATATCCTTTGTGTTGGCCCAGCCATGGTTCCGACGTAACAAGCTCAAGGACACCAACCCACTCAAGAAGATGACTGGTTTCAATGCCTTTTGGTTTACACACCACCTGTTTGCTATTGTGTATGCACTGCTCATCGTCCACGGAACAAGTCTGTATCTAACCAAGGAGTGGTACAAGAAAACGGTAAGAAGTCTATCTACTACCCTATATATTAATGCCAATAGATAGAAAATTCTAATGATCAGAATTATTGCTTTTACCAGACATGGATGTACATCGCTTATCCTGTCTTCTTATATTCATGCGAGCGCATCGTTCGGTTATTCAGGAGACATGATTCAGTTAAGATTCAGAAGGTACCACCATGACAAAAATCCCTTTCTTCATATGGTTTTTCATTGTTTGCCTTTTTTACCTTAAAATTAAATAATCGGACACAAATTATCTTTTCTTTTAAATATAGTGCAACTTAATAAGTGCCAAGCCATTTAACATGGGAGATGGATTTCTGAACAGCAAATAATAAGCCTTGAACTATTGAAAAATTCTGAATTCACTCTTTCTTAGCCTTTAAATTTTGTGTCCTAATAAAACAGGTTGCGGTATATCCTGGGAATGTGTTGGCTCTTTATATGTCCAAGCCACCTGGTTTCAAATACCGGAGTGGGCAGTACATCTTCATAAATTGTGGCGCTGTATCTCCATATGAATGGTACCCACGTCACACACATTGAGAAAAAGAAACCAGTTGCATTAATATAATTATGAAATCAGCAGATGACTAATAGTACGGAAAAAATGTTCTATCACAGGCATCCATTTTCCGTTACATCGGCACCAGGAGATAATTACCTCAGTGTCCACATTCGCACAAGGGGTGATTGGACTTCTCGTCTTAGGACTGTCTTCTCTGAGGTAAATCAGCTTTTTTGGCCTTTGGTTTGTCCAGCGACCACATCCTGTTCAAAGTTTGTGTAACAGGAGAAACATGTCATGCACTACCAGAAACAATGTGGGACAGAATTACTTatggggggggtggggggggggggtgcttcAGTACTTCTTGCCCATAATATATCATAATCTTGCTTAAAAAACTTAAATGTCTGAAGCATTGTCAATTGTTAAGGTTTTGATTTTTCATAGCAATGCCATTCCCTATTGCTCTACTTGATGGAACCGATAATGACATTAAATGTAAACCAGGCGTGTCGCCCTCCCACTGAAGGAGAAAGTGGACTCCTTAGAGCTGACCTTTCCGTGGGAATCACTGACAGCAACGCAAGGTGAAAAGGAACTTCTTCAGTTGCTTGAAAACTGTTTTACCATACAATATATTTCAAACTCTTGTTCTGATCCTAAACTTATGTTTGACATGTACTAGATTCCCTAAACTTATGATCGATGGACCATATGGTGCTCCGGCACAAGATTACCGGGAATACGATGTGCTGCTGCTCATCGGACTTGGCATTGGAGCTACCCCtttgatcagcattgtgaaggaTGTGCTTAACCACATCCAGCGCGGGGAATCGGTTGGCGGAACAGAGCCGGATGGCAGTGGCAAGGCAAAGAAGAAACCGTTCATGACCAAGAGGGCCTACTCCTACTGGGTCACAAGGGAAGAGGGCTCCTTTGAGTGGTTCAGAGGGGTGATGAACGAGGTGGCTGAGAAGGACAAGGACGGAGTGATTGAGCTCCACAACCACTGCTCGAGCGTGTACCAAGAGGGCGATGCTCGTTCCGCGCTCATCGTCATGCTCCAGGAACTCAACCATGCCAAGAAGGGAGTTGATATTCTGTCCGGAACCAGCGTCAAGACCCACTTTGCCAGGCCTAACTGGCGAAGCGTCTTCAAGCGCATCGCGGTCAACCATGAGAACCAACGCGTCGGTACGTCTTCTCGCTGCCATTGTCATATCGATCTGGTACTAGAAATGTCGGTGACTAGTTATCATCGATCGTCTGCTAACGCACCTTAATTTAATTCTGCTTCAGGGGTTTTCTACTGCGGCGAGCCTGTTCTTGTGGCGCAGCTGCGGCAGTTGTCGGCAGACTTCACCCACAATACAAACACAAAGTTTGACTTTCACAAGGAGAATTTCTAGTTATATACGATATGTAGCTGATGTAAGAGCATGTCTATGTATGGTCTGCACAATAAGGTACAGAAATAGTAATACAGGTTTTTATTTGGACTGGTTTAGACGCTTTATCATGAGATCTTGATTACTGAACAAATCGTGAAACTGGTGACACTTTCGGCTTGCTCTGCTCTAGGCTCTAGCTCCAAAAATATCACATCTGAAAATCAACTCCGACAACAAACAATCACATCTAAAAATCAACTCCGACAACAAACAATCACATCTAAAAATCACCTTGAGCTCGGGAGGTCGATCAGACAAGCGTGAGATTCCCAGAAGAACGAACATAGCTCCATTTGGATAAGTGACAATGCAAATGCCACCTGTACCCTAGTACACAATAAGTTCATTTCACAAGGGGTTTGCTAATCAAAATAACTAAAGTACAGAGCAGTATACTACATAACCACAATAAGTACATTTGGATTAGTGACTTCACCCACAATAAGTCATTCTCCATGACAGCTGTATTTCTTCCAAGGGAATTACATAACCACAAGAATGTCGTAAGACCAACTCACTAAAGAACGTACGGTGCAAATAAAATTGCATAAAAAGGTGTCCGGTGTCGAGTTTCTAAGATGAACGAGACATTTCTGAGCGGGAGTGCATCAACGTAGCAAGGGCGGTAGGGGAATGCATGGTCTATGCCTCTAAATTGTTGGTGATGTTTCTCAGGATATATGTAGCCTCCTAGATACTGCATTCTGGAAGTCTGGAGATGATATGTACCCACCGTGTCACTAAATTTGAGAAGAAGCGCATCCTTGTGCGGATGGAATCCGACAATACTGCAGCCCCACCCCCAAAGGTCTTCGTCTGGAACTGTAATGTTATCATAGTCAATGAAGTTGTGTTTGTCCGAGTTCCATGAGTAGTCGGAACCGTCTCTACTCTCcaattcctcctcctcctcctcctcatcatcaccatcctcatcttcatcctcgtcgtcgccatcgtcgtcgtcgtcgtcatcatcatcatcatcatcatccacaTAGCTATCTTGTTTTTCCTTCTCTTCACCTTGtgtctcatcatcatcatagtcgtcgttgtcatcatcatcatcaacatagCTAGTTTGTTCTTCCTTCTCACCACCTTGTGTCTTGTCATCATTATCTTCTTGTT
This genomic window from Aegilops tauschii subsp. strangulata cultivar AL8/78 chromosome 4, Aet v6.0, whole genome shotgun sequence contains:
- the LOC109772769 gene encoding respiratory burst oxidase homolog protein B, translating into MRLAPSKDTSPLRHYWLQFTFFVQENWKRIWVAGLWLSICIALFIWKFIQYRNRAVFNIMGYCVATAKGAAETLKFNMALVLFPVCRNTITWIRSKTKIGAVVPFNDNINFHKVIAAGVAVGVVLHAGAHLTCDFPLLLHASDAKYEPMKPFFGETRPPNYWWFVKGTAGWTGIVMVVLMSISFVLAQPWFRRNKLKDTNPLKKMTGFNAFWFTHHLFAIVYALLIVHGTSLYLTKEWYKKTTWMYIAYPVFLYSCERIVRLFRRHDSVKIQKVAVYPGNVLALYMSKPPGFKYRSGQYIFINCGAVSPYEWHPFSVTSAPGDNYLSVHIRTRGDWTSRLRTVFSEACRPPTEGESGLLRADLSVGITDSNARFPKLMIDGPYGAPAQDYREYDVLLLIGLGIGATPLISIVKDVLNHIQRGESVGGTEPDGSGKAKKKPFMTKRAYSYWVTREEGSFEWFRGVMNEVAEKDKDGVIELHNHCSSVYQEGDARSALIVMLQELNHAKKGVDILSGTSVKTHFARPNWRSVFKRIAVNHENQRVGVFYCGEPVLVAQLRQLSADFTHNTNTKFDFHKENF